In Herpetosiphonaceae bacterium, the DNA window CGGCGACGTGTTTACGGTGCTGCCCTTCGGCAACTCGGTTGTCACCCGCAGCGTGACGGGCGCGCAGCTCCACGCGATCCTTGAGCACAGCGTGGCCGCGCTGCCGAGCGCCAACGGTCGCTTCGCGCAGATCTCCGGCTTCCGCTTCACCTACGACCTGTCGCGCGCTCCCGGCTCGCGGGTCGTCTCGGTGGCGCTCAACGACGGCACGCCGATCCTGGCCGACGCGACGAGCTACACGCTGGCGACCAACGATTTCGTCAACGCGGGCGGCGACGGCTACACCATGCTGGCCGATGGTCAGGGAACGACGCGCGAGGTGATGGCGGATGTACTGCTCGACTATATCCGGCAGCAGGGCACGATCACCCCGACGATCGACGGACGTATCGCAGCCGTGACGCCGTAGTGCCCTCAGGCCGGGTGTGGGGCGTCCCCCACATCTCGCTGCTTCCACTCGGCCTGACGGAGAACAACGGAGCAAAGAACAAAGGGACAGGGGCAGAGCCAGGGAAACTTGGTACTTGAAACTCCGAACTTGAAACTTGAAACTTGAAACGCAGGGCCGTCCTCAGGGGCGGCCTTGCGCCGTTTAACAGGAGCTTAACGCCCGATTTGCAAGAATGCCCTGGATTGGTGCTATCATAGGCGCGCATCGCAACGGGGCGGTGTGATTGGCTAAGATGAGGGAGGGTCATTGTGGGCACGATCCGTTCTGGTCAGGGTCTTCGTCAGCTCATTGGTATCCTCGCAGGCATCGCGATTGCGTTCGGCGTGATCACGGTGCCACAGGCTGCTCCGGCGGAGCTCTGCTTCAACCAGCCGGGCGTCACTGCCTGTGTCGCGCCGGAGTTTCGCTCGTACTGGGAGAGCAACGGCGGCCTGGCGGTCTTCGGCTATCCGCTCGAGGCGGCCAGGCAGGAGCAGACGCCGGAGGGCACGTTCCTGGTGCAGTACTTCGAGCGCCAGCGCTTCGAGCTTCACCCGGAGAAAGCCGCGCCATACAATGTGCTGCTGGGCCGCGCCAACGACGAGGTGCTGGCGCGCGAGGGCCGCAACTGGCGCGATTTCCCGAAGGTGAATGCCGGAGCATCTGGCTGCGCCTTCTTTGCCGAGACGCAGCACTCTGTCTGCGGCGATTTCCTGCGCTACTGGCGCTCGCAGGGCCTCAACTTCGGCGATCGGGGCGTGAGCTACCGCGAGTCGCTGGCGCTGTGGGGGCTGCCGCTCTCGCAGCCGCAGGAGGAGCTGAACATCGACGGCGATACGGTGATGACGCAGCACTTCGAGCGCGCCCGCATGGAGGTGCATGTGAAGGACGGCAGGCGCAGCGTGCTGCTGACCCGCCTGGGCGCGGCGCTGGTGCCTCTGCGCATGAAGATCTTCGCCGTCAACGATTTCCACGGCCAGCTCTCGACGGGCCGCACCGTCGCGGGCAAGCCGGTCGGTGGCGCGGCCTATCTCGCGGCCTACATCAAGCAGCGCCGGGCACAAACACCCTACTCGCTGACCGTCCACGCGGGCGATATGGTCGGGGCCAGCCCGCCGGTATCGGCGCTGCTCCAGGATCAGCCGACGATGGAGTTCATGAACATGCTCGGCTTCGATGTCGGCACGTCGGGCAACCACGAGTTCGACGAGGGCATCGGCGAGTACAAGCGGCTGGTCGAGGGCGGCTGCCACCCGACGGCGGGCTGCTGGAGCGGCGCGAAGTTCTCGTATCTGACCTCCAACGTGGTCGATACCAAGACCGGCAAGACGATCTTCCCGGCGCATAAGATCGTCAACGTGGCAGGCGCGCGGATCGGCTTTATCGGCGCGGTGCTCAAACAAACGCCGGAGATCGTGATCCCGACGGGGATTGCGGGCCTTGAGTTCCGCGACGAGGCCGATTCGATCAATGCGTCGGTGGCCGAGCTGAAGAAGGTTGGCGTGCGTGCGATCGTGGTGCTGATCCACCAGGGCGGTAATCAGGCAGGCAACGTGCCGACAGGCGCACTGACCGGCGCGATCGTCGATATTGCCAACCGCGTGGACGACGAGGTCGACATCATCGCCAGCGGCCATACGCACCAGTTTACCAACGCGGTGGTCGACGGCAAGCTGATCACGCAGGCGTTTTCCTACAGCCAGGCGTTCGCCGACATCGACGTGACGATCGATCGGGCGCGCCGCGACATCGTGGAGAAGAAGGCCGAGATCGTGACGACCTTCAACGAGGGCGTGACGCCCGACGCGGAGGTCGGGGCGCTGGTCAAGAAGTACGAGGATCAGGTCGCGCCGCTGGTGAACCGCGTGATCGGCACGGCTGCGGCGCGCATCACCAACGAGCAGAACGCGGCGGGCGAGTCGGCGCTGGGCAATCTGATCGCCGACGCGCAGCGCAAGGCGATGGGCACGCAGTTCGCGTTTATGAATCCCGGCGGTATTCGCGCGCCGATCGAGGCCGGTGAAGTGACCTGGGGCGAGCTGTACGCGGTGCAGCCGTTCGCCAACGATCTGGTCAAGATGCGGCTGACCGGCGATCAGATCTATACGCTGCTCAACCAGCAGTGGCAGCCCCAGTCGGATGGCAGCGTGCGCACGCGCTTCCTCCAGATTTCGGGCCTCTCCTACACGTGGAGCGATGCGCGGGCAGTTGGCGATAAGGTGGTGGAGGTGCGCGGTCCCGGCGGCACGCCGATCGATCGCGCCGCAAGCTACACCGTGACCGTCAACAGCTTCCTGGCGGTTGGCGGCGATGCGTTCACGATCCTCACCAGGGGCACCGAGCGCGTGACCGGCCCGGTCGATCTGGATGCGCTGGTCGATTACGTGAAGGTGCTGCCGCAGC includes these proteins:
- a CDS encoding bifunctional metallophosphatase/5'-nucleotidase, whose amino-acid sequence is MGTIRSGQGLRQLIGILAGIAIAFGVITVPQAAPAELCFNQPGVTACVAPEFRSYWESNGGLAVFGYPLEAARQEQTPEGTFLVQYFERQRFELHPEKAAPYNVLLGRANDEVLAREGRNWRDFPKVNAGASGCAFFAETQHSVCGDFLRYWRSQGLNFGDRGVSYRESLALWGLPLSQPQEELNIDGDTVMTQHFERARMEVHVKDGRRSVLLTRLGAALVPLRMKIFAVNDFHGQLSTGRTVAGKPVGGAAYLAAYIKQRRAQTPYSLTVHAGDMVGASPPVSALLQDQPTMEFMNMLGFDVGTSGNHEFDEGIGEYKRLVEGGCHPTAGCWSGAKFSYLTSNVVDTKTGKTIFPAHKIVNVAGARIGFIGAVLKQTPEIVIPTGIAGLEFRDEADSINASVAELKKVGVRAIVVLIHQGGNQAGNVPTGALTGAIVDIANRVDDEVDIIASGHTHQFTNAVVDGKLITQAFSYSQAFADIDVTIDRARRDIVEKKAEIVTTFNEGVTPDAEVGALVKKYEDQVAPLVNRVIGTAAARITNEQNAAGESALGNLIADAQRKAMGTQFAFMNPGGIRAPIEAGEVTWGELYAVQPFANDLVKMRLTGDQIYTLLNQQWQPQSDGSVRTRFLQISGLSYTWSDARAVGDKVVEVRGPGGTPIDRAASYTVTVNSFLAVGGDAFTILTRGTERVTGPVDLDALVDYVKVLPQPFNAAIEGRIVKQ